Proteins encoded by one window of Vitis vinifera cultivar Pinot Noir 40024 chromosome 10, ASM3070453v1:
- the LOC104877439 gene encoding wall-associated receptor kinase 5 has translation MTDMRMLLQVLVSLHLITVIISLVTILQEAGASLTKPGCPEKCGNITIPYPFGMGKGCYLDRHFEITCNMSSNPPRPLLLQEVQLLQISDDSLRINDTAQRSCFNNQSGKADSSFVPYDRTHHFSYSHTNNKFIAIGCDIFAYITEHNSTTYETGCASLCPDNNITVGFSSSACTGIGCCRTDLQTDMTWFYLRIRSINMLTPAWNYEPCSLAFIAERNFSISENFDLSSKFDRNLYFVPAILDWSVGNVSCPEALRRKNYACGRNTYCVNSTQGQGYKCNCSEGYQGNAYLANGCQDINECEDPNKIFCHEIALCTNVPGSYSCTCPTGYHGDGKKQGTGCIRGKHKHLLALVFSLGAGISVVSLILIATGLRLYRGLKEREKKKIKQKFFKKNGGLLLQQQISSSKESVEKTKLYSVEELERATDGFNSSRVIGKGGLGTVYKGMLSDGSIVAIKKSNTVDEKQLDQFVNEVFILSQINHRHIVRLLGCCLETEVPLLVYEYVSNGTLFHHLHDEGHASTLSWKDRLRIGSEIAGALAYLHSYASIAICHRDIKSRNILLDENLRAVVSDFGLSRSIPLDKTHLTALVQGTFGYLDPDYFHSGQFTDKSDVYAFGVVLAELLTGEQAISSDRSEQGLANHFRSAMKQNRLFDILDNQVVNEGQKEEIFAVAKLTKRCLKLNGKKRPTMKQVDIDLQQLGRFQEQLPSQKTMIEEPSLQQHTCEDYSKQAETSHSYTFGAVTEEIVKDHEVLLS, from the exons ATGACAGACATGAGGATGCTTCTGCAAGTGCTAGTATCACTTCATCTCATCACAGTCATCATCTCCTTGGTAACCATACTACAGGAAGCAGGGGCATCTCTGACGAAGCCTGGCTGCCCAGAGAAATGTGGGAATATTACCATTCCATATCCATTTGGTATGGGGAAAGGCTGTTACCTGGATAGGCATTTCGAGATTACATGCAACATGTCCTCCAATCCCCCTCGTCCTCTTCTCCTCCAAGAAGTTCAACTTTTGCAGATATCAGACGACTCTCTGCGCATCAACGATACTGCTCAACGGAGCTGTTTTAACAACCAATCAGGGAAGGCTGATTCGTCATTTGTGCCATATGATAGAACTCATCATTTCAGTTACTCCCACACTAACAATAAGTTCATAGCCATCGGATGTGACATATTTGCTTATATCACAGAGCACAACAGTACAACATATGAAACCGGGTGTGCATCGCTTTGTCCAGACAATAACATCActgttggtttttcttcttccgCTTGCACTGGCATTGGTTGCTGCAGGACTGATCTCCAAACGGATATGACGTGGTTTTATCTGCGGATTCGCAGCATCAACATGCTCACACCAGCCTGGAACTATGAACCATGTAGCCTTGCTTTCATTGCGGAGAGGAACTTCTCCATAAGTGAAAATTTTGACCTCTCTAGTAAATTTGACAGGAATTTGTATTTTGTTCCAGCAATACTTGACTGGTCAGTTGGGAACGTCTCTTGCCCCGAAGCTctaagaagaaaaaactatgCATGTGGCCGGAATACTTATTGCGTAAACTCCACCCAGGGCCAGGGGTATAAGTGTAACTGCTCTGAAGGCTACCAAGGGAATGCCTACCTTGCAAATGGCTGCCAAG aTATTAATGAGTGCGAGGacccaaacaaaattttttgCCACGAGATAGCTCTTTGCACTAACGTCCCTGGCAGTTACTCATGCACTTGTCCAACTGGTTACCATGGAGATGGAAAGAAACAAGGAACTGGGTGCATACGTGGCAAGCATAAACATTTGCTAGCACTGGTATTTTCTTTAG GTGCGGGGATTTCTGTTGTTTCCTTGATCCTAATTGCTACAGGCTTAAGGTTATACCGAGGACTtaaggaaagagagaaaaagaaaataaaacagaaGTTCTTCAAGAAGAATGGTGGTCTGCTATTGCAACAGCAAATTTCTTCAAGCAAAGAAAGTgtagaaaaaacaaaactctATTCGGTAGAAGAGTTGGAGAGAGCAACAGATGGCTTCAATTCGAGTCGAGTCATTGGTAAGGGAGGCCTTGGCACAGTATACAAAGGAATGTTGTCGGATGGAAGCATTGTAGCCATTAAGAAATCCAATACCGTTGATGAAAAGCAATTGGACCAGTTCGTTAACGAAGTTTTCATTCTTTCACAGATCAACCATAGGCACATAGTAAGATTGCTAGGTTGTTGTCTGGAGACTGAAGTACCTTTGCTGGTTTATGAATACGTCTCCAATGGCACCCTCTTCCACCATCTCCATGATGAGGGCCATGCATCTACATTATCTTGGAAAGACCGGCTGCGAATTGGGAGTGAAATTGCCGGAGCCCTGGCATATTTGCACTCATATGCTTCTATAGCCATCTGTCACAGGGATATCAAGTCTAGGAACATATTGTTGGATGAAAACCTCCGGGCAGTAGTTTCTGACTTTGGACTTTCAAGATCAATACCCCTTGACAAAACTCACTTAACTGCATTAGTACAAGGGACATTTGGTTACTTAGATCCTGATTATTTTCATTCAGGTCAATTTACAGATAAAAGTGATGTGTATGCCTTCGGCGTAGTCCTTGCTGAACTTCTGACAGGAGAGCAAGCCATTTCCTCGGATAGATCTGAACAAGGTCTAGCAAATCATTTTAGATCAGCAATGAAACAAAATCGTCTGTTTGATATTCTTGATAACCAAGTTGTAAATGAAGGACAGAAGGAGGAGATTTTCGCCGTTGCTAAGCTTACTAAGAGATGCCTAAAGTTGAATGGGAAAAAAAGGCCAACCATGAAACAAGTTGATATAGACCTCCAACAATTGGGCAGATTTCAGGAGCAGTTGCCTTCTCAGAAGACAATGATTGAAGAGCCTTCGTTGCAGCAGCATACATGCGAGGACTACAGCAAACAAGCTGAAACATCCCATTCGTACACATTTGGTGCAGTTACAGAAGAAATAGTCAAAGACCATGAGGTCTTGCTCTCCTAA